The following are from one region of the Coffea eugenioides isolate CCC68of chromosome 2, Ceug_1.0, whole genome shotgun sequence genome:
- the LOC113761411 gene encoding SURP and G-patch domain-containing protein 1-like protein isoform X1 codes for MEKGKESSLFVNDGSFMERFKQLQQEKEQKEKEKLVPVEQLKSGPNLSGTSTPKLVIGKPMMSIKANDSRKTSQAASSGKLAFSLKQKSKLVAPPVKLGEDEDEEKTEAGNPSDDGPVKRQKLGEPDAFQQSSRQVDVAPPSPSDPTVKKVADKLASFVAKNGRQFEHITRQKNPGDTPFKFLFDQSCSDYKYYEYRLSEEEKALSESMDNQTPQSAGNMASANSTATSGSQRSYQQQSNYQIPASALYETAENMTASSASVPESSTGRSGESSALTAADPIAMMEYYMKKAAHEEKFRPPKASKDEMPPPASLQASGKKGHHMGDYIPPEELEKFLTSCNDVAARKAAKEAAEKAKIQADNIGHKLLSKMGWKEGEGLGSSRSGIADPIMAGGVKKDNLGVGAQNPGEVTAEDDIYEQYKKRMMLGYRYRPNPLNNPRKAYY; via the exons ATGGAGAAGGGAAAAGAATCTAGTCTGTTTGTTAATGATGGTTCATTCATGGAGAGATTCAAGCAGCTTCAACAGGAGAAGGAgcagaaggaaaaagagaaactTGTGCCAGTAGAGCAACTTAAATCAGGCCCAAATCTATCAGGAACTTCAACACCTAAGCTTGTCATTGGTAAACCAATGATGAGTATTAAGGCAAATGATTCTCGTAAAACTTCTCAAGCTGCTTCGAGTGGTAAGCTTGCGTTCAGCTTGAAACAAAAATCGAAACTTGTGGCACCCCCTGTTAAGTTAGGTGAAGATGAGGATGAAGAAAAAACAGAAGCCGGAAATCCATCTGATGATGGACCAGTAAAGCGGCAGAAGTTGGGTGAGCCTGACGCTTTTCAGCAATCATCCAGACAAGTTGATGTTG CACCACCTTCCCCAAGTGATCCTACAGTGAAGAAAGTTGCAGACAAACTAGCAAGTTTTGTGGCTAAGAATGGGAGGCAGTTTGAACATATTACACGTCAAAAAAATCCTGGAGACACTCCCTTTAA GTTTTTGTTCGATCAAAGTTGTTCTGATTATAAGTACTATGAATATCGGCTTAGTGAAGAGGAGAAAGCTCTGTCAGAATCCATGGATAACCAAACGCCCCAAAGTG CAGGTAATATGGCTAGTGCCAATAGTACTGCAACAAGTGGTTCTCAAAGGTCATATCAACAACAGTCAAATTACCAAATTCCTGCCTCAGCTTTATATGAAACAGCAGAGAATATGACAGCTTCTAGTGCATCAGTACCAGAATCATCAACTGGAAGATCAG GGGAATCTAGCGCGCTAACAGCTGCTGACCCTATTGCCATGATGGAGTATTACATGAAGAAGGCAGCTCATGAAGAAAAATTTAGGCCACCAAAAGCATCAAAGGACGAGATGCCTCCCCCTGCTTCACTCCAAG CTTCTGGTAAAAAAGGACATCACATGGGTGACTATATTCCTCCTGAGGAACTTGAGAAGTTCTTAACCAGTTGTAATGATGTTGCTGCGCGCAAAGCTGCAAAGGAGGCTGCAGAGAAGGCAAAAATTCAGGCAGATAACATTGGCCACAAACTTCTGTCAAAAATGGGTTGGAAAGAAG GCGAAGGCCTTGGGAGCTCCAGAAGTGGTATTGCTGATCCAATTATGGCAGGTGGTGTGAAAAAGGACAACCTGGGCGTTGGTGCTCAGAATCCGGGAGAAGTGACAGCTGAGGATGACATTTACGAACAGTACAAGAAGCGGATGATGCTCGGCTATCGTTACcggccaaaccctttg AACAATCCTCGGAAAGCATATTACTGA
- the LOC113761411 gene encoding SURP and G-patch domain-containing protein 1-like protein isoform X2: MEKGKESSLFVNDGSFMERFKQLQQEKEQKEKEKLVPVEQLKSGPNLSGTSTPKLVIGKPMMSIKANDSRKTSQAASSGKLAFSLKQKSKLVAPPVKLGEDEDEEKTEAGNPSDDGPVKRQKLGEPDAFQQSSRQVDVAPPSPSDPTVKKVADKLASFVAKNGRQFEHITRQKNPGDTPFKFLFDQSCSDYKYYEYRLSEEEKALSESMDNQTPQSGNMASANSTATSGSQRSYQQQSNYQIPASALYETAENMTASSASVPESSTGRSGESSALTAADPIAMMEYYMKKAAHEEKFRPPKASKDEMPPPASLQASGKKGHHMGDYIPPEELEKFLTSCNDVAARKAAKEAAEKAKIQADNIGHKLLSKMGWKEGEGLGSSRSGIADPIMAGGVKKDNLGVGAQNPGEVTAEDDIYEQYKKRMMLGYRYRPNPLNNPRKAYY; encoded by the exons ATGGAGAAGGGAAAAGAATCTAGTCTGTTTGTTAATGATGGTTCATTCATGGAGAGATTCAAGCAGCTTCAACAGGAGAAGGAgcagaaggaaaaagagaaactTGTGCCAGTAGAGCAACTTAAATCAGGCCCAAATCTATCAGGAACTTCAACACCTAAGCTTGTCATTGGTAAACCAATGATGAGTATTAAGGCAAATGATTCTCGTAAAACTTCTCAAGCTGCTTCGAGTGGTAAGCTTGCGTTCAGCTTGAAACAAAAATCGAAACTTGTGGCACCCCCTGTTAAGTTAGGTGAAGATGAGGATGAAGAAAAAACAGAAGCCGGAAATCCATCTGATGATGGACCAGTAAAGCGGCAGAAGTTGGGTGAGCCTGACGCTTTTCAGCAATCATCCAGACAAGTTGATGTTG CACCACCTTCCCCAAGTGATCCTACAGTGAAGAAAGTTGCAGACAAACTAGCAAGTTTTGTGGCTAAGAATGGGAGGCAGTTTGAACATATTACACGTCAAAAAAATCCTGGAGACACTCCCTTTAA GTTTTTGTTCGATCAAAGTTGTTCTGATTATAAGTACTATGAATATCGGCTTAGTGAAGAGGAGAAAGCTCTGTCAGAATCCATGGATAACCAAACGCCCCAAAGTG GTAATATGGCTAGTGCCAATAGTACTGCAACAAGTGGTTCTCAAAGGTCATATCAACAACAGTCAAATTACCAAATTCCTGCCTCAGCTTTATATGAAACAGCAGAGAATATGACAGCTTCTAGTGCATCAGTACCAGAATCATCAACTGGAAGATCAG GGGAATCTAGCGCGCTAACAGCTGCTGACCCTATTGCCATGATGGAGTATTACATGAAGAAGGCAGCTCATGAAGAAAAATTTAGGCCACCAAAAGCATCAAAGGACGAGATGCCTCCCCCTGCTTCACTCCAAG CTTCTGGTAAAAAAGGACATCACATGGGTGACTATATTCCTCCTGAGGAACTTGAGAAGTTCTTAACCAGTTGTAATGATGTTGCTGCGCGCAAAGCTGCAAAGGAGGCTGCAGAGAAGGCAAAAATTCAGGCAGATAACATTGGCCACAAACTTCTGTCAAAAATGGGTTGGAAAGAAG GCGAAGGCCTTGGGAGCTCCAGAAGTGGTATTGCTGATCCAATTATGGCAGGTGGTGTGAAAAAGGACAACCTGGGCGTTGGTGCTCAGAATCCGGGAGAAGTGACAGCTGAGGATGACATTTACGAACAGTACAAGAAGCGGATGATGCTCGGCTATCGTTACcggccaaaccctttg AACAATCCTCGGAAAGCATATTACTGA